In the genome of Streptomyces sp. SLBN-118, the window ACCGTCATCGCGATCGTCGCTGCCACGGCGGTCGTCGCGGCCGCGGTCGTCACCGGCGTCATCGTGCTGAAGGACGACGACAAGGGCACCGGCGACGAGGGCAGCAAGGTCAGCGCCTCGAAGACGCCCGCCACCAACAAGCCCAGCACGCCGCCCGCTTCACCGACCGACAACCCGCGCGGCGGCGAGGACGCCAAGCCGCTCATCGCGGGCTGGAAGGTCGTCACCAATCCCAAGCGCGGCACCCAGTTCGACGTCCCGCCCGCCTGGGAGGTCGCCGGCTCCGGCATGAGCACCTTCTTCGAGGACGAGAAGAAGAACGACGGCTCGCCCGTCGTCGTCATGTCGGCCCCGGCCCACTACAAGTCCAAGTGGTGCACGTTCGACACCGACAAGGACGGCAAGCCCGAGCAGTGGGGACTGAGCACGACCGGCACCAAGGGCGGCAAGGGCGCGACCGACACCGCCACCGGCGCCTACAACGAAGCGGGCAACTGGGTCTGGGCGGGTTACGCGCAGAAGGAGCCCAAGGGCACGGTCAAGATCACCAAGGCCAAGCCGTACACCACCAAGTCGGGGCTCTCCGGCAGCGTTGCCACGGCCACCGCGCTCGGCGTGAAGAAGACCAACAAGTGCAGCACCGACGGCAAGTCGATCGCGTTCACCTTCAAGAACAGCAAGGGTGACTTCGCGAGCTGGGTGCTGTACGCCAACACCGGCGTCAAGGACGAGGTCCCGGACGCGACCATCGCGCAGATCCTCAGCACGGTCCGGCTCGCGGGAACGCCCTCCGACTGATCCGGCGTCCGCCCCTGCCGTCTCAGCCGATGCTGAAAGCACCGTCGGGCGGCTCGGGCGACGCCACCGCGTCCGCGTCCCGTACGACACTCGCGTCCCCGATGAGCCGGGTCAGCGACGCGCCGTGCTCCAGCCGTGCCGGGAAGGCGTCGGCGGAGATGCGGCGGGCGAGGGGCGCCGTGTCGATGGGGCCCTGCGAGGCGAGCAGCAGCGCGTTGCCGAAGCGCCGACCGCGCAGTACGGACGGTTCCGCGATCAGCGCGAGCTCAGCGAACACCGTGGCGAATGTGGCGAGTTGGGAGCGGAGGAAGGCGAAGGGTGCGCCGTCGGCGAGGTTGGCGGCGTATATTCCGTCCGGCCGCAGGACGCGTTCGGCGGCGCGCGCGTACTCGACCGACGTGAGATGGGCAGGTACCCGCGAGCCGCCGAAGACATCGCCGATCAGCATGTCGACACAGTCCGCGGGAGCCGCCTCCACCCAGGCCCGGGCATCGGTGCCGTGCACCTCGATGCCCGAGCCCGCGGGCAACGGCAGTCGCTCGGCCACGAGGGTCAGCAGCCCGCGGTCAGCCTCCACGACGTCCTGGCGCGAGCCCGGCCTCGTCGCGGCCACGTAGCGCGGCAGGGTCAGCGCCCCGCCGCCCAGATGCAGCACATCGAGCGGCGCGCCCTCGTCCGCGGCGCAGTCGACGACATGGCCGAGACGCCGCGCGTACTCGAACTCCAGATGGGTGGGCGCATCCAGGTCGACATACGACTGGGGCGCGCCGTCCACCGTCAGCAACCAGGCTCGGTCCCGGTCGATGTCGGGCATCAGCCTGGCGGTGCCGCTCTCGACCTGGCGGATGACGGGTAGCTGCTCGCTCACCGTCTCATTGTGCCCACACCGCGGCGACGGCCTTGACGTGCGCGGCGGCCTGGGCCAGCCCGGCACGGGCCGCGGGAGCACGTAGCGCCGGGTCCAGCCGGCCGCGGCCGAACGCCTTCCTGGCGGTGGCGTCGGGGGTGATGACCGCGACGCGGGCGCCGGCGGCGGCGAGCTGTGCGGCCTGGGCCCGGGGCGAGGCCATCGCCTTGGTGCCGTAGGCGATGGGCGCGAGGACGACCACCCGCTGGTATCCGGCGGCGAGGTGGGCGTTGGCCGTCGTGTGCACTCCCCCGTCGATCCATGTGCGGCCTTCGATGGTGACCGGCGGCCAGACGCCCGGGACCGCGCAGCTGGCCGCGACCGCGTCCACCAGCGGTACGCCGCTGTCCTTGTCGTAGGTCTTCAACGCGCCCGTGAGCGCGTCAACGGCGGTGACGAGCAGGCGCCGCTCGGGCCATGCGTGCGAGAGGAGCCGCCCGGCGATCACCTCGCGGCGGGACGCCACGCCGACGGTGCCGGCAAGCGCAAGCCTGCCGAGCTTGCGTCCGTACTCCTCGGGTGTACGGGACGTGAGGATCGCCCGTGCGTACGTCAGCGTCAGCGAAAGACCGAACCGGGCCGCGCTCTCACCCTCGGGTGAGGCGAGCTGGCGCTCGTACAGCTCGGCGATGCCCAGCCTGCCGGATGCGACCTGGGCGGCGACGACCGCGCCCGCGGAGCTGCCGACGAGGAGGTCGGCGGTGCTCAGATCCACGCCCGAGGCGGCGAGTCCGTGGAGGATGCCGATCTCCCAGCCCACACCGGTGATTCCGCCGGCGCCGAGTACAACTGCCGTGTCCGTCATGGGAGTCAGTCTCGCGCGGCTGCGTCCCGCGGGGCGCGGAGGGGTGGATGACGCGGGGGCTGGTGCCCCCTGCGTCCTGGCGCGACGGCTTCGCGGCGAAGCCCGGTGCCGCCCTCCCGGGGGCGCGGGCGGGAGGGACATGCGCCACCCACACCCTGGCGACCCGGCCTCGCTGCGAAACCGGCACCGTTCTCCCGCAGCAGCGCGGGCACGGCGGCGGGGCCGGACCCGGCCTCGCGGCGAAGCAGCCGGCCCGCCCCCGCGCTTACGCGAGTTCCGTCACCGTCCCCGCGCCCACCGTGCGGCCACCCTCGCGGATCGCGAAGCCGAGGCCCGGCTCCAGAGGGATGTCACGGCCCAGTTCGACGGTCATCATGACCGTGTCGCCGGGCCGGGCGACCGCCGCGGCGCCGAGGTCGATGTCGCCGACGACGTCTGCCGTCCGGATGTAGAACTGCGGGCGGTAGCCGGTGGAGACCGGTGTCGTACGGCCGCCCTCGCGGGCGGACAGAACGTACACCTGCGCGGTGAAGCGCCGGCTCGGCACGACGCTGCCGGGCGCCGCCACCACATGGCCGCGGCGGACAGCGTCGCGCGCCATGCCGCGCAGCAGCAGGGCGACGTTGTCACCGGCCTCCGCGGACTCCATCGGCTTGCCGAAGGTCTCCAGACCCGTGACGACCGTCTCGGTGTCGGCGCCGAGAACCTGGACACGGTCGCCGACGCGGACCGTGCCCCGCTCGACGGCGCCGGTGACGACCGTGCCGCGCCCGGTGATGGTGAGTACGTTCTCCACCGGGAGCAGGAACGGCGCGTCCGTGTACCTGACGGGCATCGGCACATAGGTGTCGACGGCGTCGAGCAGCGCGTCGACGGCGGCCGTCCAGCGTGGGTCGCCCTCCAGCGCCCTGAGTCCGGAGACCCGTACCACCGGCGCCGCGTCGCCGCCGTACCCATGGGCCGTCAGCAGCTCGCGGACCTCCAGCTCCACCAGGTCGGTGAGCTCGTCGTCGCCCGCGTCCGCCTTGTTGAGGGCGACGACGATGTGGTCGACGCCCACCTGACGGGCGAGCAGGACGTGCTCCGCGGTCTGCGGCATGACCCCGTCGAGCGCCGAGACGACAAGGATCGCCCCGTCCAGTTGCGCGGCTCCGGTGACCATGTTCTTGACGTAGTCGGCATGGCCCGGCATGTCCACGTGCGCGTAGTGCCTGGTGTCGGTCTCGTACTCGACGTGCGCGATGTTGATGGTGATGCCGCGCTGGGCCTCTTCGGGCGCCCGGTCGATCCGGTCGAACGGCACGAAGGTGCCGGTCCCGCGCTCGCTGAGGACCTTGGTGATGGCGGCGGTGAGTGTGGTCTTGCCGTGGTCGACGTGGCCCATGGTGCCGATGTTGAGGTGCGGCTTGGTGCGCACGTATGCCGTCTTGGACATGACTGATTCCTCGGTTTCCTCGGAACTCGAAGCGTGATGGGACCCCTGGGCCTCGCCGACCCTCCCCCTGGGGGGTCCGCCGGTCGATCCGGGAAGGGTCAGCTTCGGGCGCCGTCGAGGGGCGCTGCGGCAGCGGCGGCTGCGGGGAATGCGGCAGCCTTCGGCGCGTCCGCGACTGCGGACGGCGATGCGAGGAAGGCGTACCGGAACATGTCGACGATGATCGCTCAGGGCGCTTCGCCGCGTCGAATGGTTTTCCCTGCGCGGGAGTTGTGCCGGGAGTTCAGAGTTCAGCAGCTCACAGGTTCTTGAGTGCTTCACGCACGGACAGCGGCGCCAGCCGGTCCCGGTGCCGCTCGACGAAGTGGCGTACCGCGTCCGGATCGGTCTTGCCGTACTCGCGCAGGCACCAGCCGATCGCCTTGCGGATGAAGAAGTCCGAGTGGTCGGCGCGGCGCAGGCAGTAGGCGAAGAGCCGTTCGGTGTCGGTCGCGTCCTTGTAGCGGAGCTGATGCAGCAGCGCCGTGCGCACGACCCACAGATCGTCGTCCTCGATCCAGCGGTCCATGACGGACTTCAGCCCGGGATCGGCGCTCACGAGCGGTCCGACGACATGTGAGGCGAGCGCGTCGACGGTGTCCCACCAGGAGACGGTGACGACGAGATGACGTACGACGGGCAGAAAGCCGGAGGAGCAGCGCTTCACATGGCGGCGCAGATAGTCGACGGCGAAGTAGTGGTATTCGCGCTGGGGCAGCTCCCAGCAGCGCAGGGCGATCGCCGTGCAGTCGGCCTCGTCGGGGACCGCGGTTCCGTCCAGCACACTGCGGGAGAGGTCGCGGCGAGTGCCGGTACAGAGCCCGAGAAAGGGCGCGATGCCCTTCATGTACGCGGCGGCCGACTCGGCCCTCCCCGCGTCGGCGCCGGTCGGATACACGGCGGTGAGGCGCGCGAGCACAGTGTCGGCGAGATCGCTGCGAGGGAAGACGGGCGGTTCGACCGGGGTCATGCCGCTCACATTACGGCGATCACATCCCGTGTCGGCTACTCTCCCCGGATGCTCGACCCCGTCCCCCGCCCCGCATCGGGCCTCGCCGTGCGCTGCACGAGGGCACTGCTCTCACCGTGGTCGCGGCTGTCGCTTCTCGTGGCGATGCTGGCCGCCGCCGCGGTGACGGTCGTGTTGTACGAGCCGCAGCGGCTGCTCTCTGCGGGCTGGCCGCCGCAGCTGAGCGGAGCCGCGGCCGTGGTGCTGTTCGGCGTCGCGTACGGGGCGTGCACCGCGGCCTTCGTGCCGCGCCCGCTGCTCAACCTGGCGGCGGGCACGCTCTTCGGCTCACAGGCGGGGTTTGTCTCGGCGCTCGCCGGGACGGTGCTGGGTGCGGGTATCTCGTTCGCGCTGGGGCGGCTGCTCGGGCAGGACGCGCTGCGGCCGCTGCTGCGGGGGCGCTGGCTGATGGCGGCCGACACCCAGCTGAGCAGGCACGGCTTCCGCTCGATGCTGGCGCTGCGCCTCTTCCCCGGCGTGCCGTTCGCCGCGGCGAACTACTGCGCCGCCGTCTCCCGCATGGGCTATGTCCCCTTCCTGCTGGCGACGGCGCTCGGCTCGATCCCGAACACGGCGGCGTATGTGGTCGCGGGCAGCAGGGCCGGCTCGCCGACGTCCCCGGCGTTCGTGGTCGCGATGGGTTTCATCGTGGTGACGGGGCTGGCCGCGGCCTGGATCGCCTGGTGCAAACGGCACCGGCTGCGGGAGCGCTAGGTGTATTGACCTGTGAGGTTGGGGACGCGGCTGGCGGGTGGTTTGCCTGCGAGCGCGGCTGACAGGGGCTGCGGGATGTGCGCCAATCGGGGGACGCTACGCTTCCTGGGACCTGGCGCATGATCGGGAACGCTACGCGCCGTCAGACCGTGATCATTTCTTGGGTGGCGTAGTTTTCGATGTCTTGGTTCGAATCATTCATCCTCGGGCTCGTCCAGGGGCTGACCGAGTTCCTGCCGATCTCCTCCAGCGCGCACCTGCGGCTCACCGCCGCATTCGCCGGCTGGGAGGACCCGGGCGCCGCCTTCACCGCGATCACCCAGATCGGCACCGAGACGGCCGTCCTCATCTACTTCCGCAAGGACATCGCACGCATCGTCTCCGCCTGGTTCCGTTCCCTGACGAACAAGGAGCTGCGCAGTGACCACGACGCCCAGATGGGCTGGCTGGTCATCGTGGGCTCGATCCCGATCGGTGTGCTCGGCGTCACGTTCAAGGACCAGATCGAGGGACCGTTCCGAGATCTGCGGCTGATCGCCACAACCCTGATCGTGATGGGCATAGTCCTCGGCATCGCCGACCGTCTTGCCGCCCGTGACGAGGATGGCGGCAAGCACCGGGCCGTCAAGCAGCGCAAGACGCTGAAGGAGCTGGGTGTCAGGGACGGTCTGATCTACGGTGCCTGCCAGGCGATGGCCCTGATTCCGGGCGTCTCGCGCTCGGGCGCGACCATCAGCGGTGGTCTGCTGATGGGCTACACGCGTGAGGCGGCGGCTCGCTACTCGTTCCTGCTGGCCATCCCGGCCGTGCTGGCCTCGGGCGTCTTCGAGCTGAAGGACGCGAGCGGGGGCGGGCATGTGGACTGGCCGCAGACCTTCTTCGCCACGATCATCGCCTTCGCCGTGGGCTACGCGGTGATCGCCTGGTTCATGAAGTTCATCACTACGAAGAGCTTCATGCCCTTCGTGATCTACCGCATCCTGCTGGGAATCCTGCTGTTCATCCTGGTCGGAACGGATGCACTGAGCCCGCACGCGGGTGAGTCGGCCGGCTGAGGCCCGTAGCCGCGGGGCTGACGGCTGTCGTACCCAGGCCTTAGCCTGTCCGCATGTCCCCCTTGTCCCGCGAGTCAGAAACCGCGTTGTCCGCCGCCGAGCTCAATGCCCGGATCCGAGAGCTGTGGGCGGACGGCGAGCTGCCCGACGACCGCCGCCCGGAGTACGAGGCGCTGGTGGTGGAGTGGGCCGCGGCCGCGCTCGTGGACGTGGACGTGGAGCACGCCGCCTGAGCGCAGGGCGGGCGGGCCGGGAGCGCTCGGCGTGATCGTGGGCTCGGCTAGCCTGAGTGCACGATGAACCGTTTGACCACGTCATGGGGCGGCTTCGAGCTCGCCCGCTTCCCCGAGGACCCCCGCGACCCCCTCCGCGCCTGGGACGCCGCCGACGAGTACCTCCTGCGCCAGCTCAAGGGAATCGACGACGCCCCTTCCACGGACCTGAACGGCACGCTGGTCGTCGTCGGGGACCGCTGGGGTGCCCTCGCCACCTCGCTCGCGGCCCACCGGCCCGTACAGATCACGGACTCCTTCCTCGGCCAGGAGGCAACCCGGGCGAATCTGGCCCGCAACGGCATCGAGGTGGACTCGGTACGCCTCCAGTCGGTCAGGGACCTGCCGCCGGAGCGGATCGACGCACTGCTGATCCGGGTGCCCAAGAGCCTCGCCCTGCTGGAGGACCAGCTGCACCGCCTTGCGCCCGCTGTGCACGCGGACACGGTCGTCGTGGGCGCCGGGATGGTCAGCGAGATCCACACGTCGACGCTGAAGCTGTTCGAGCGGATCCTCGGTCCGACCAGGACCTCGCTCGCGGTGAAGAAGGCGCGGCTCATTTTCTGTACGCCCGACCACAGACTGGCCCGTACCCCGAGCCCCTGGCCGCTGCGCTATGCGCTGCCCGCCGATGTGGGCGTCCTCGCGGGCCGGACCGTCACCAATCACGCGGGCATCTTCTGCGCCGAGCGCCTCGACATCGGCACCCGGTTCTTTCTGCGGAGCCTGCCGGAGCTGCACGGTCCTCAGCGGGTCGTCGATCTGGGCTGCGGCAACGGCGTGGTCGGCACGGCGGCCGCGCTGGCCAATCCGGCGGCTTCGCTCACCTTTGTCGACGAGTCGTTCTCGGCGGTCGCCTCGGCCGAGGCGACGTACCGCGAGAACGTCCCGTCGGACGCGAAGGCGGAGTTCCTGGTCGGCGACGGTCTGTCAGGTGTGCCGGACGCGTCCGTCGATCTGGTGCTGAACAATCCACCGTTCCACTCGCACCGGGCGACGACGGACACGGCCGCCCGCCGGATGTTCGGCGGGGCGCGCCGTGCCCTGCGGCCCGGCGGCGAGCTCTGGGTCGTTGGAAACCGCCACCTCGGCTATCACGTGAGGCTGCGCCGTCTCTTCGGGAACTGCGAAGTCGTCTCCAGTGACCCGAAGTTCGTGGTGCTGCGGGCCGTCAGCCGGTAGCCGCCGCGGTCATTTTCAGCGGCCCAGGCCGTCGGCGCCGTCCTGCCACTCGGCGTACGGGACACGGGAGATCTCGCGTACGCCTCCGAGCGTGGCCCATTCGTCCTTGCCCAGCCGGGTGAGCGGCGCCAGCTTCGTCACCTCGGGGTGCCCGCTCGCCATGACGTCACGGCTGACCGCGGCATGGACGACGCGGCCGAAGACGACCGTCGAGTCGCCGAGCCGTACGGTGCTGTGCAGTTCGCATTCCAGAGCCACCGGGGAGGCCGCGACCCGTGGAGGCTTCACGCGCAGACTCGTCTCGCGGGCGATGCCCACCGCGTCGAACTCGCTGGTGCCACGTGGAAAGTCGGTGGCGGTGGCGTTGATCTGCTCGAAGAGCGGCTCGGGCGCGAAGTTGACCACGAAGTCCCCGGTGTCCTCGACATTGCGCAGCGAGTCCTTGCGGCCGACCGAGGTGAACTGCACAACGGGTGGAGCCACGCACGAGATCGTGAAGAAGGAGTGCGGGGCGAGATTGTCCGTGCCGTCGGCCGATGTGGTGGAGACCCAGGCGATGGGCCTCGGGACAACGGTGGCTGTCAGCAACCGGTAGAAGGCCTCGGCGTCGCACTGGGCCGGGTCGTAGTCGATGCGCATGAGGGCAGTATGGCCCCGGAACGCGGAAGGCACGGAGATCGACCGTTTGCCGAACAAGAGCGGGTGAAGAGCGGGTGACCGGTGTGCACAGCTCTTGGCCTTGAGCCTTCTCTGCCCGAAACTGACCCGATGACGCAGCGCGTGGATCTCGCGACGGTGATGGACCGGCTGGCCATCGACGAACTGATCACCAGTTATGCGGTGGCGGTGGACGATTCCGACTGGCACGCCTACCGGGCGCTGTTCGCCCGCGAAGGGCGCGCGGACTACCGCAGCTCGGGCGGCATCGAGGGGCCGGCCGCCGAAGTCGCCGACTGGATGGCGGAGGCGATGCGTCTGTTCCCGGTACGCCAGCATCTCATCGTCAACCGGCGGCTGCACATTCAGGACCTGGGCGGCTACCCGGGCGACCGTGCCGAGGTGCAGGCCGACTATGTGAACCCGATGCGTCTGGAGTCGGGGGACGACTTCGTCTCCGGCGGGCGTTACACCTTCGGCCTGCTGCGTACGGACGCCGGCTGGCGGCTGCACACGGTGGTGATCCACGAGAAGTGGCGGCGTGCTCCGGAAGCGCTTGGCGGCGCCTGACGCCTCCAAGGCGGTGTCGTCAAAGTCCCGTCTGCCCCCTGGCGCCCAGGGCCCACTGTTCTTGCAGGTCCCGCACGCGCACACTGGAGATGACACCGCTCGCGGTCACTGCGAGCCGGACGAGGAGGCGCAGTATGCGGATTCCGGTCGGCCGGCCCGGCTGGGCTCGCGCGCGGCAGTTCGCTGTGTCGTCGCGCGGGCGTGCCGTCGCCGCGGTGGCCGCCGGTGCGCTGCCCGCGCTGGCCTTTCCCGAACCCTCGCTGTGGTGGTTCGCGTATGTCTCGCTGGTGCCGTGGATGCTGCTGGTCCGGGGCGCGCCGACGGGCCGTCGGGCGGCGGTCGAGGGCTGGCTGGGCGGCATCGGCTTCATGATCGCCGTGCATCACTGGCTGATCCCGAGCCTGCATGTCTTCATCGTGCTGATCGCGGCGCTGCTCGGGCTGCTCTGGGCGCCCTGGGGGTGGCTGGTGTGGTCGCTGCTCTCCGGCAGGCGGAGGCGTGCGCGGGCTGCCTCGGCTGTGGCGGTGGTGCCTTCGGGCTGGCTGATGATCGAACTGGTCCGCTCGTGGGAGGGGTTGGGCGGACCCTGGGGGTTGCTGGGGGCGAGCCAGTGGCAGGTCTCCCCCGCTCTGCGGCTGGCGTCAGTGGGTGGCGTCTGGCTGGTGAGCCTGCTCGTGGTGGCGGTGAACACCGCCGTGACGGTGCTGATCGCGGTGCCTCGCGCCCGGACTGCCGCGGTGGGCGGCGGGGTCCTGTGTGCGCTCACCACGACCGCGGTGTGGATCTGGCTGCCGCAGCCGGAGCCGTCGGGGCATGCCCGTGTCGCGGTCGTGCAGCCGGGCGTCGTCGACGGTGTCGACAGCGTGGAGCGGCGCTTCGCACGCAGTGAGGAGCTGACCCGCCAACTGGCCGGACAGGACATCGATCTGGTGGTCTGGGGTGAGAGCAGCGTCGGCGCGGATCTGCGTGAACGCCCCGATCTGGCGGCCCGTACGGCGGTGCTCTCGCGCACTGTCGGCGCGGAGCTCCTGGTCAATGTGGACGCCCGGAGCGAGGACGCCGACGGCCGGGCGGGGATCTTCAAGAGCTCGGTCCTGGTGGGCCCGCAGGGTCCGACCGGGGACCGCTACGACAAGATGCGGCTTGTCCCCTTCGGTGAGTACATACCGGCGCGCGGGCTGCTCGGCTGGGCGACCTCGGTGGGCAGGGCTGCTGGCGAGGACCGGCTGCGCGGCGGCCGCCCTGTGGTGATGGTGCTGCCCGGCGAGGGCAGGGGCGGACTGCGTCTGGGGCCGCTGGTCTGCTTCGAGTCGGCGTTCCCCGACATGAGCAGGACGCTGACCCGGGACGGCGCGCAGCTGCTGATCGCGCAGTCGTCGACCTCGTCGTTCCAGGGCAGTTGGGCGCCCGAGCAGCATGCCTCGCTGGCGGCCCTGCGGGCTGCCGAGAGCGGCCGGCCGATGGTGCACGCCACCCTCACCGGCGTCAGCGCGGTGTACGGACCCGACGGCAGCCGGGTCGGCCGCCTGCTCGGTACGGACAGCAGCACCGCCGCCGTCTACGACGTCCCGCTGGCCCGCGGCACCACCCCGTTCGTGAGGTTCGGCGACTGGCCGCTCTACGGAGCGCTGGCGGTCCTCGCCGCGCTCTGTGCCGCCGAGGGTGTGCGCTCGCTCAGGAGGCCTGCTCCAGAGCCCGCAGCACCACCTGTTCACACAGCTCATGAGTCCGAAGCGCGTCCTGGGCGCTGAGGAACTTCCCGGCGCGTACGGCGTCGATGAAGGCCAGCACGGACTGCTCGATACCGCGCTGGCGGGCCACCGGCACCCAGTCGCCCCGCCGTCGTACGCTCGGCTGCCCCTTGTGGTCGACGACGTCCGCGAGATTGCGGACCTCGCGCTTGGTGTCCTGGCCCGACACCTCGAGGATCTCCTCGGTGGAGCCGCTCATGCGGTTCATCGTCCCGATGGCGGTGAACCCGTCGCCGGACAGCAGCAGTACGACATGGTGCATCAGCCCGTCGACGATCCGGGCCCGTACATCGGTGCGGTCGACCGGTCCGGGTGCCAGGAAGCGCAGGGTGTCGACGACATGGATGAAGTCGTCGAGAACGAGGGTGCGAGGATCCTCGGCGAGACCGACGCGGTTCTTCTGCATCAGGATCAGCTCGCGCGGGTGCTCCAGGCACTGGGCGTAGCCGGGCGCAAGACGGCGGTTGAACCCGACGGCCAGACTGGTTTCACGCTCTTCACCGAGGGTCACCAGCCGCTCGGACTCGGCCAGTTCGTATGCGAGCGGCTTGTCGACATACGTCGCCACACCCGCTTCCAGCAGCCTCGTCACGATCTCGGTGTGCACGGCGGTCGGTGCGTGGACGAAGGCGGCGTCCATGCCCTGGGCGAGCAGCGAACCGAGGTCGGTGTGGCAGCGCTCGGCGGGGATGTGGTGGGCCGCTGCGATCCGCGCGAGGGTGGCGGGGGTCCGGGTCTGCAGATGCAGTTCGACCCCGGGGAGGGTGGTGAGCACGGGCAGATAGGCCTTCTGCGCGATGTCGCCGAGCCCGATGCAGCCGACCTTCACAGGGGCCTCCCTTGGCGCTGTGCCGGTTGTCCTACGCGTACGTCGTGTGCTCCGGCAGCATACGTGCGCTGCGGCGGCCGCCGGTCGCCTTGGCATGGGCGGCGTCACCGATGAGCGCGGTCCGCCCGCGGCGGAAAGAGGGAGGCCGGCCGATGATGTGGTGAACGTCGTCGCACAGCATCCGGTCCGGCTCCGCGGGCCGGCTGCCCGCCGTCACCCGTGTGGACCATTGTCTGCTCGTACGCCGGTGAACGCGCGGCGCGCACAGCAGAGTTGACCCCGTGCACCGAACGAGAACAACCGTCCTGGCCGGGATGGCCGCCTTCGCCCTGTCCGGCTGCGTCGTGCTGACCGGATGCGTGACCGTTGAGCCCCCGCCCGCACCGCCACCCTCACCACCGCCGGGGAGCGGCCTCCCGGCGCAGGTCGTGGAGCCGCAGATCGCGCAGGAACCGGCACGAGAGGCCCTTGCGCCCCCGTCGGCCGAGAAGACCACGCCGCCGGCCGCTCGCGCCGACGACGCCGCGCGGGGGCAAGGCCCCCTGCCGCCGAAGCCGGACCACGCGGAGGGGCCCGCCCTGCCGCGCGGAAGACCCGCGCGCCCGGGAACGCCCGCGCGGCCTGTCGCACCGGTGCCGACCGTCGTCCCCCCGAACGTCTGCGAGCTGAGCCAGGACTACGGCCACTGGCGCCCCGGCAGCCCCGAAGCCCGGATCTGCCGGGAGGTGTACGGGGACTAGGGTGTCGTTTGGATCAGGCCGGCTCAGTGAGCGGCCCGCCGCGGAGCGGCTGATGTCACCGCGGTGCGTGCGATCGCGAGGCGGAGGAATGGCCGACGCGGAGCGTCGGCGACTGACGACGACGCGGCGGGGGTGCGCACCAGGGCACGCG includes:
- a CDS encoding Gfo/Idh/MocA family protein — translated: MKVGCIGLGDIAQKAYLPVLTTLPGVELHLQTRTPATLARIAAAHHIPAERCHTDLGSLLAQGMDAAFVHAPTAVHTEIVTRLLEAGVATYVDKPLAYELAESERLVTLGEERETSLAVGFNRRLAPGYAQCLEHPRELILMQKNRVGLAEDPRTLVLDDFIHVVDTLRFLAPGPVDRTDVRARIVDGLMHHVVLLLSGDGFTAIGTMNRMSGSTEEILEVSGQDTKREVRNLADVVDHKGQPSVRRRGDWVPVARQRGIEQSVLAFIDAVRAGKFLSAQDALRTHELCEQVVLRALEQAS
- the lnt gene encoding apolipoprotein N-acyltransferase; its protein translation is MRIPVGRPGWARARQFAVSSRGRAVAAVAAGALPALAFPEPSLWWFAYVSLVPWMLLVRGAPTGRRAAVEGWLGGIGFMIAVHHWLIPSLHVFIVLIAALLGLLWAPWGWLVWSLLSGRRRRARAASAVAVVPSGWLMIELVRSWEGLGGPWGLLGASQWQVSPALRLASVGGVWLVSLLVVAVNTAVTVLIAVPRARTAAVGGGVLCALTTTAVWIWLPQPEPSGHARVAVVQPGVVDGVDSVERRFARSEELTRQLAGQDIDLVVWGESSVGADLRERPDLAARTAVLSRTVGAELLVNVDARSEDADGRAGIFKSSVLVGPQGPTGDRYDKMRLVPFGEYIPARGLLGWATSVGRAAGEDRLRGGRPVVMVLPGEGRGGLRLGPLVCFESAFPDMSRTLTRDGAQLLIAQSSTSSFQGSWAPEQHASLAALRAAESGRPMVHATLTGVSAVYGPDGSRVGRLLGTDSSTAAVYDVPLARGTTPFVRFGDWPLYGALAVLAALCAAEGVRSLRRPAPEPAAPPVHTAHESEARPGR